The genomic interval GCCaagtaaaaataatatcagggaaacaaaatctgttattttctaccacattttttcttccactcagtTTTCCATTAATACTATTTGATATAGAGCTTTGTGAGCATCAAACATTTTATCAGGGGCCTTAAGTTTACTCTCCTTATGGATGGTCTGTGACTATCTGCAGGACATTATCAATAGTCCTTTCCTTGGTTTATgcattaaaatgcttttttaatgctcttatgtagcattttaaatgtctaaaaaaactGAACTATAGGTTTATATAAGTTGTAAGTAATAATCACTCAAAACAGATGCTAAAAAAAGCAAAGTCCCTCTGATTTTTATGAATCTAACAAACCTGGGCCGACTCTGGGAGGAGCAAAGTGTCAGCCAGGCGTCTAGAGCAgaggtcaccaacctttttaaaactgagagctacCAGTACAGTATTAGaagagtccaagctcaccttaactcACCTTAACTTTTCGTAATATACacgtttttaatgcttttgtcatttttaaatctatgtaaatacaggTATGagtaaaaaggaagagcagctgaataaaatagcattttaaatgcatctcACTAGaaggttgtgctattttttagCTTCCTGCTGAccatgggcaccatgttggtgacccctggtctagaattcaaaaaaagtaaaaacaaaacaactggactttactggtttttactttttttggaatgaccatgacctggatgactgagaatcttcaccagcacccTGGTCTAGAAGTTcgcagcaacaggtggaggaGGGGAAGTATTTAAACTGTTCGAACAGTATGTTGGAAagttttagcagttttaaaacttttgaaaccTCAGTATACCTTAATACCAGTACGGATGAAGCACGGATaaaaagtcaaagatttagtttcattttaaataagaaatacaaacaatgagtatttttgcagccatttatttcctaaaagtgcaaaagtataaaaaaaaaccaacaactacaatatatatatatatatacacattttaaaatagtaactgtacaatatttaataacaaaaatatccctgcgagagaagaagaaaaaaagttaaaaccagtgttaagattaaaatatttcatggcttttgtttaaacagtttttttttgttgttgtttttttttacacagataCAGTACATAATCTCCGCAGCAGCAGGAGGTTAGGAGCCGTTGTAGCTGCAGTAATACACGGTCGTGCTGGCGTCCGACAGCACCGACGAAATGAGGCTCTCGGGTCCCTGCATGCCGGCGTCGTGCGACCCGTACGGCAGGCCCGCCATGTCCGTCCGGCCCGACGAAGAGGAGCTCAGGTACTGCTCAAACTCGCTGCGGTCCACCTCGGCCAGCAGCTCCGAGTGGTGCATCTGCTCCACGCTGTCCGCCGGGTGAGGGTGGGAGTCGGGGGGCGGGGAGAGCTGTCCTGCCCCGGCGGGGTGCCGCTTAGGATGGCTGGGGCTGCAGTGCTGGGTGTAGTACATGGCCAGGGGGTTGGGGCAGCTCATGTAGGAgggaggcggcggcggctccGGAGCGGAGCCCGGGTGGCGGTGCATGACGCCAGGGCCGCCGTGGTGGCCGGAGAGGGGCTCGTGAGCTTGGAAGTCTGCCACCTGAGAGTGGTAGGGGTACGGCGGCATCATGTGACAGTCTTCCTGCgaatgtggggggaaaaacatggagtctgactcCACAGCGTCCAGGGGAGACGTGTCGGGCGTGGGGAGGCTGTAGGGTTCGTAGGAGGGGCCCCCGAGCACCTGAGCGTCCCTGTAGTGGCTCAGCGGCTGCGGGGCGACCTGGAAGCCGTGCTCGTGGTAGCCCATGCCGTCGACGCATACCCGGCCGTCGCCGGGCATCGACTGGTGCTCGGGCACGCCGTGCACCAGGAACCCCGGCTCCAGCCTCTTGATCCTCTTCACCTGCTTCCGCCGCCGCGGCCGGTACTTGTAGTTGGGGTGGTCCTGCATGTGCTGGACCCGCAGCCGCTCGGCCTCCTCCACGAAGGGCTGCTTTTCGCCGACGGGGAGGGCTTTCCAGGATTTCCCTGCAGGTCGAGAGGAGGGGAGCGCAGAGTGATTCGTCAGCAGATAAAAGTACGTGGCTCCGGCGATGCACGTAAAAATAGCCCGCTGCCCATTTTAGGGGAGCGGGGACGGGATTTTGAGTTCATACTCGTGTTATAATAACAAGGACAAATCAAACACCCAGCGGGGTCACCGGAAACCCGCTGGACCCCCCCACAGCCACACTGTCTTAGAACTGTGCTGTTAGTCAGTGATGTTAATTTAGGATAGGAAAGTAAATGTTTGCAGCATGTTCTACATTATCTTTTTTAATTCCTatagcattttgtgtttactagCCCTGCGTTACCTTTTAAATATCTGTCGCTCATTCACAGCTATAACCCTCAGTGCAACATAAAAAGACCCGGAAATTATGTTCTGGGGTCTGATTTTTGGTGAACTTAAAGCAAGGTTATAAGAGAATACCCCTCCACCCTCCCCCCCACCTGGCCCACTCATTTAAACTATTGTGGAAGCGCCACTGCAAATATTACAGAACCCAAATgagaatttaaatttaaagcagTTCAAAATGTCGACATGAACTAACTtggtgttacaaaaaaaaaaaaaatctttcaaaaaGTGGTTTTGTAAGTGTACAAAGAATTAAATCGAACTAATTATAAATGCGTTGCACTCACCAAGCATTTTGCTCAGCTCCGCGTTGTGCAGGTCCGGGTTCTGCTGGGCCAGCCTCTTGCGCTCATCCTTCGCCCAGACCATGAATGCGTTCATGGGTCGCCGGATCCGCGGCTCGCTCTTACCGCGTCCCTGACCGCCGGAGCCGCCGCCGGCACCGGCACCGGGCGCGCACGGCTCGCTTTTCACCTTGCTGTCCCCGAGAGGACTGAGCGGGTCGGCCCACTGGCAGTGTCCTATTCCAGGCATCATGACTGACATCGCGCACCTTGCCTGGGTCTGATCGTCGCTGGCGTAACCCGCATCGGGACTACTCATCTCTGTCCGAACCGGTTCTGGAGGGTGTTTGGGAGAGGGCTGCGCGCAGGATCCGCAACACAAgtgagaacaaaaagaaaaaaaaaatacagaatatataaaaaataaataaaaacgttaGGGTTAAAGTTGGACAAGGGAAGAGAAAGTCACATCCAGAGGGAGCAAGAGGCGATAAGGTAGCGAGAAGTCAGCAGTGAATGTGAACGGTGGTGCGCTATAAACTCACAGGCAGCCAATCAGCGGTCGGAGGGAGTGCCCCGCTACTacaaaggtgtaaaaaaaaaaaagttctcatGAGTCCGCCTCCGACCCTTTTTTGGAGCAGCAGGGAGCGAGGCTGCCAGATTTCCAATGTATAATCATCGCAGCAGTAGCAGCACTCACAAatgtgtcgtttttttttttttttagcatgaacCCCAGCCTCCCATGCGCGCTTTTCCAGTTTAAATATGCGCAACACGTTTAGGAACCAATCACCAGTCTGTGTATTGGGCTGTTAACCACATTAGAGGCCTGAATCAACTGAGCCAGGCTGAAGATTAAAGATGGCTCTTTTATTTTAGCTGCGCAGGGCCCCAAGAAAACTTAAATCATAAAGTCAGTGCAGCCTTAAACCTTTGGATGGTGAGTGTCTTTATTCTGAGAGGTGGTAGGGTTTAGGTATGGACAAACTCTTTATCTCCCCATTTGACTTGTCTGGTTGGCGGATTGGATATAGGGGGACGTCATCAACATAGAGGTAATTCACCGAACCCGCCAGAAATCCTGAATTGACGAAGGTCAGCCTGACGTGTAATGTTTATGGCTTACACagtcatggggaagactgctgacttgtcACCTGTCCAGCAGACAGTCATTGACATCCTCCACAAGGGGGTCACAAAGTCATTGGTAAAGATGCTCGCTGCTCACAGAGAGGCGATTCAAAGCATATTGATAGAAATTTGGTGGAAGGAAGAACAACGGTGTGGATGGTGCGGTGTTTTACCTGAAACAGGCATAACCACAGACTTTTTAGGGGTCTAgttttctgttctctctttctctctctttggatatgagtttcacttttcgAGCTGTTTTCCTGATTTAGTCACTTTTTTGGATGTTATTCGGTCATTGAAGTGCATTTTTATAGGAGTACAACTGACACACCTGTAGTTAACATGTGATTTAATAATTTGAGCTTCTCTTGGAGGGGCCCCAGTCCAGCAGGGGTCCCCAGTACAGGGCTGAGTAAAACATAGACAACAtatttcatcctttttttcttttttttaaatcagagaaaGGTAAAATGAGATAAAGGATAACTTAAATCTGACCTCAAGCATTCAAAGCAGGGCAGAGGAATCaacaggtaagttaattttAAACAGCCTCTCCAGTGGTGTATTTTTTCTCTAATGCACACTGACAACAAAAGACACTTGGAAAATTAAGTGACTGATTCATTGATTGAATGAATCAGTTCcaccaactaaaaaaaagtgaacaacaaaattacaagaaaatcaCAGTCAACACATGCATATTCATCGGTATGAGCACCAGCACCACCTTACTTACCTATATATGAACTTAAACATAAATAGAaactacaaatacaaaacaaataagtGCAGACTCACTGCAGGACATTATAAAAACACATATAATAAAGAAACGAGCAGTTCTGCCTTGTGTCTATTTGTGTTGATTACAGCACTAGAGGCAGAAGACTCCAGCTGATCATTGCTATTAGTAACCTCTCTGGCAGAcaagcaacattttattttaacatagaTCTGAATGCAAGGGGTGCAACCTGGTGTGTTTAAGCCAGCATTTGACTCCGATGACCCCTGAAGCCACGGTGGACACTGCTGTCAGTGACAAAGCTAACCCAAACGATGACTCTGACAATGCTGGCATAAatcagtttgaatttttttttatctgattagTTTCTGTGCATAATTGCTGCTTGCATTATtactaaatgtgtttattttgagaTCTGGCAATTTAATTCGGCGTCGGTCCTCTTTGCAAAGTGCTTATTGTTGCCTAAATGTACACATATGGCTCAAATGGTGGGTTGCAGATGTCTAGAATACAAATAAAGCCGTTTTAAAGAGGAACtagattttgaaaataaaaaaaaaaggaattaatatagaaggagaagagaaaaatgtagaaaaaagtaCCCGGCTCAGTTTTTGTATACCTTCAGTGATGTCACAGGATGTGTTCAAGCAAGCTTGTTTATGGGATAGATTTGATTTTAATCGAATAATaatatgaaaaatgaaaaattacaaTACAAATAGAAAACCTGACCGTGACATGTTGCTCTACAGGCGTCAAAGTACATTTAAAGTGAGAGTAATAGATTTTACATAAAactaataatcaaataataacaCAATTtaatcaatcaataaaaacttgtgatattatattgttgttttttttacttgtggtGCTGTTTCTTTATGAAAAATGCATATGTGCACTGATGACTTGCGTGAAAAagcaaaattagtttaattagcTTAGGAACTGTTTCCTTAGAATAACAACACATCATTTAACTTAAcaaggaaaaaacaacattttctcaATTAGATTTACGCCATCAGAACCTTCATTTTGTTATTCTTTAAAGCAGGGATAGGTGGACTTTCTGCTGCGATGGTCTGCACTTTTCCtttactctgctgctttctaTTTTAGCTGGGGGTTGAAACCTTATAAGCGTTGCTTCTTTTCCATCCCCTTTTTAAAATAGTGTCTTTTTTCTTTGGGTTATAAATGTGAATA from Fundulus heteroclitus isolate FHET01 chromosome 21, MU-UCD_Fhet_4.1, whole genome shotgun sequence carries:
- the sox17 gene encoding transcription factor SOX-17, with translation MSSPDAGYASDDQTQARCAMSVMMPGIGHCQWADPLSPLGDSKVKSEPCAPGAGAGGGSGGQGRGKSEPRIRRPMNAFMVWAKDERKRLAQQNPDLHNAELSKMLGKSWKALPVGEKQPFVEEAERLRVQHMQDHPNYKYRPRRRKQVKRIKRLEPGFLVHGVPEHQSMPGDGRVCVDGMGYHEHGFQVAPQPLSHYRDAQVLGGPSYEPYSLPTPDTSPLDAVESDSMFFPPHSQEDCHMMPPYPYHSQVADFQAHEPLSGHHGGPGVMHRHPGSAPEPPPPPSYMSCPNPLAMYYTQHCSPSHPKRHPAGAGQLSPPPDSHPHPADSVEQMHHSELLAEVDRSEFEQYLSSSSSGRTDMAGLPYGSHDAGMQGPESLISSVLSDASTTVYYCSYNGS